A genomic window from Silene latifolia isolate original U9 population chromosome 11, ASM4854445v1, whole genome shotgun sequence includes:
- the LOC141613150 gene encoding LEAF RUST 10 DISEASE-RESISTANCE LOCUS RECEPTOR-LIKE PROTEIN KINASE-like 2.4: MRYRQMISPTSSLQVVSLFIVIVFVGLSSSDSSVDYWYKTCSSAFFTCGELKNVGYPFWGDGRPQYCGHSALELQCKDDPKGPYPYLQIGPRHLEIYSVVSIASSGYSVTLELRGTPQNSCGSYGRDFDGILQFSESVEKINVLYKCNKGVVPNHRDGSVSCYENSSRFPVYYRNNNSGQGQYSSCSSSQVPVFKKELDLYNKGNKTVSQILQEGFEVNYEYSLDCVKCYKSGCICGSSSSSVFLCLCGKVNKLRRLIIVGSASLAVGIGILIVIAWYLRKKKSSRKFATFWKSEATTCPNVDAFLQIYGSFSVTRHTYKNLKKITNDFKEKLGEGGYAVVYKGMLNNGCHVAVKVLKQLKGTGEDFLNEVASISRTNHVNVVTLLGFCFEGNKRALIYEYLPNGSLEKFTYHGASASSKSLPWEALLNIAIGIAKGLDYLHRGCNARILHFDIKPHNILLDQDFTPKISDFGLARLCPLKESTISMMEARGTIGYIAPEVFCRTFGRVSHKSDVYSFGMMILDMACGRNNLSAEEQISSDQDFPNWIYDRLELEEEASFQGTTNDKEKALQRKMILVSLWCIQSYPSNRPSMSTVVQMLQGCPDSIQMPPRPYLSSPPRLASVTSGTITQTQ, translated from the exons ATGAGATATCGTCAAATGATCTCCCCAACATCTTCCCTGCAGGTGGTTTCTCTCTTCATAGTTATCGTCTTTGTTGGATTGTCTTCATCTGACAGTAGTGTTGATTACTGGTATAAGACGTGCTCTTCTGCATTCTTTACATGTGGCGAGCTTAAAAATGTTGGTTACCCGTTTTGGGGAGATGGCAGGCCTCAATACTGTGGGCACTCTGCGTTGGAGCTTCAGTGTAAGGATGATCCAAAAGGTCCTTACCCATATCTGCAAATTGGCCCAAGACACTTGGAAATTTATAGTGTTGTCAGCATCGCTTCCTCTGGTTATAGTGTTACCCTAGAACTCCGTGGGACTCCGCAAAATTCTTGCGGTTCTTACGGAAGAGATTTTGATGGGATACTTCAGTTCAGCGAAAGTGTTGAGAAGATTAACGTACTTTACAAGTGCAACAAAGGGGTAGTTCCAAATCATAGAGATGGCTCGGTTTCATGCTATGAGAATTCTTCCAGATTTCCAGTTTATTATCGGAACAACAATTCAGGCCAAGGCCAATATTCATCTTGCAGCTCATCTCAGGTTCCAGTCTTTAAAAAAGAGTTGGATCTTTATAACAAGGGTAATAAAACTGTTTCTCAGATCTTACAAGAGGGTTTTGAGGTGAATTATGAGTATTCCTTAGATTGTGTCAAGTGTTATAAATCGGGTTGCATTTGTGGGTCATCATCATCTTCAGTTTTTCTGTGCCTCTGCGGAAAAG TAAACAAATTAAGGAGACTCATCATTGTTGGATCAG CATCATTAGCAGTGGGGATAGGGATATTAATTGTTATTGCCTGGTATCTAAGGAAAAAGAAATCAAGTCGGAAATTTGCTACGTTCTGGAAGTCAGAAGCCACAACATGCCCAAATGTTGATGCATTCTTACAAATTTATGGTTCGTTTTCTGTAACAAGGCACACATACAAGAATTTAAAGAAAATCACAAATGATTTCAAAGAGAAACTTGGTGAAGGTGGCTATGCTGTTGTTTACAAAGGCATGTTAAACAATGGATGTCATGTGGCTGTGAAGGTGTTGAAACAATTAAAGGGAACTGGGGAGGACTTCCTCAACGAGGTAGCTAGCATTAGTCGAACTAACCATGTCAATGTTGTCACTCTTTTAGGTTTTTGCTTTGAGGGTAACAAAAGAGCCTTGATATATGAGTATTTGCCGAATGGATCTCTTGAAAAGTTCACATATCATGGTGCTAGTGCCAGCAGTAAATCATTACCATGGGAAGCACTTCTTAATATCGCCATAGGGATCGCAAAAGGACTAGACTACTTACACCGCGGTTGTAATGCTCGGATTTTGCATTTCGACATCAAGCCACACAATATTCTACTTGATCAAGACTTTACTCCAAAGATTTCAGATTTTGGCCTAGCGAGATTATGTCCCCTAAAAGAAAGTACCATATCAATGATGGAAGCAAGAGGAACTATTGGGTACATAGCTCCAGAGGTATTCTGCAGAACTTTTGGAAGAGTTTCTCACAAATCGGATGTTTATAGCTTCGGGATGATGATTTTAGATATGGCATGTGGTAGAAACAATTTATCTGCAGAAGAGCAAATAAGCAGTGACCAAGATTTTCCGAATTGGATATACGACAGACTTGAACTGGAAGAGGAAGCTTCGTTCCAAGGAACTACAAATGACAAAGAAAAAGCATTGCAGAGGAAGATGATTTTGGTCAGCTTGTGGTGTATACAGTCTTATCCTTCAAATCGTCCATCAATGAGTACGGTGGTACAAATGCTACAAGGGTGTCCTGATTCAATACAAATGCCACCCAGGCCGTATTTATCTTCACCTCCGAGATTGGCCTCCGTTACCTCAGGAACTATCACACAAACTCAGTGA